CATGCCCCCCAACCGGCATCGGTAGTCAATTGGCCGGTAAACAATCCGATAATGGCAGTGAACAGACCACCTAATACTACTGCCAGCAAGGACAGGATCAATGCGCCACGTATTGCCCAACGCACGCGACGAGCAGGTGATGGATCCATAGCGAGTGAGTTATCAATTGCTTTGTAAGTTTTGCCAAGCGCAATACTTGCGCCCTACGCCACAGCAAGAGCACACAAGT
The window above is part of the Chloroflexaceae bacterium genome. Proteins encoded here:
- a CDS encoding ABC transporter ATP-binding protein; the encoded protein is MDPSPARRVRWAIRGALILSLLAVVLGGLFTAIIGLFTGQLTTDAGWGAWLRVLVPSVLVWGLGALPFGAALGFFASLIWREV